One region of Gossypium raimondii isolate GPD5lz chromosome 6, ASM2569854v1, whole genome shotgun sequence genomic DNA includes:
- the LOC105773596 gene encoding scarecrow-like protein 30, producing the protein MDPSLQGLYSSVDRFRVNDDTLLAISSQNFNNGFKNETFAGIPPLQPATIPINLRPSASVNEPEDYDFSDLVLKYISEMLMEEDMEDKTCMFKESSAALQAAEKSFYEVLGEQYPPSLEPELKYQNHESSNELHGHSCCSCSSADGNLLNLPSNYDLGMQMSLNYSSQANSSHSSGNSAGSLVDGFTDSPVSTPRLPEIFGDSESVIQFRKGFEEASRFLPNRGNLFVDVESDGLFLKEVKEEAKSVVEKVENELLQDGSRGKKKPYPEDVNLYNGRSNKQSLVYTESTVSPEMFDTVLLNCQSVADLQKVLQHETNKNVQQNGQSKGPTGGKARAKKGKRNVVDLRTLLTLCAQAVATDDRRSANELLKQIRQHSSPMGDGMQRLAHYFVDGLEARLAGSGTQSYNPVVTRPTSAANILKAYHLFLAACPFRKLSNFFSDTTIMNLAENAARLHIIDFGILYGFQWPCLIRRLSSRPGGPPKLKITGIDLPQPGFRPAERVEETGRRLANYAETFKVPFEFDAIAQKWDTIQIEDIKIESGEVLIVNCIYRLRNLLDETVVVESPRNKVLNLMRKLHPDVFILGIVNGAYSAPFFITRFREALFHYSTLFDMLETNVPREIPERMLIEREIFGWEAMNVIACEGAERIERPETYKQWQVRNTRAGFRQLPLDKEMMKTAKERVNTNYHKDFVIDEDNHWLLQGWKGRIVYAHSCWVPVS; encoded by the coding sequence ATGGATCCGTCGTTGCAGGGGCTTTACAGTTCTGTTGATAGATTCAGAGTAAATGATGATACTTTGTTAGCGATATCGAGCCAGAACTTTAATAACGGGTTTAAGAATGAAACTTTTGCTGGTATTCCTCCTTTGCAACCTGCTACGATTCCGATAAATTTGCGGCCTTCTGCAAGTGTGAACGAGCCCGAGGATTATGACTTTAGTGACTTAGTTCTTAAGTACATAAGTGAGATGTTAATGGAAGAAGATATGGAAGATAAGACCTGCATGTTTAAAGAGTCTTCAGCAGCCCTTCAAGCTGCCGAGAAATCATTTTATGAGGTTCTCGGAGAACAGTATCCACCTTCTCTGGAACCCGAATTGAAATATCAAAACCATGAAAGCTCGAATGAACTTCATGGTCATAGTTGTTGCAGTTGTAGTAGTGCTGACGGTAACTTACTCAATCTTCCGTCCAACTATGATTTAGGCATGCAAATGTCTTTAAACTACAGTTCTCAGGCCAATTCATCCCATAGTTCCGGGAACAGTGCTGGTAGTCTCGTAGATGGCTTTACAGATTCTCCGGTGAGTACTCCCCGGCTTCCTGAAATATTTGGTGATAGTGAGTCAGTCATTCAATTCAGAAAAGGGTTTGAGGAAGCAAGTAGGTTCCTTCCGAATCGTGGAAACTTGTTTGTCGATGTAGAGAGTGACGGACTGTTTCTCAAAGAGGTGAAGGAAGAGGCTAAAAGTGTGGTAGAGAAGGTGGAAAATGAGTTATTGCAGGACGGATCGAGGGGAAAGAAGAAGCCTTATCCCGAGGATGTGAATTTATACAACGGCAGGAGTAACAAGCAGTCGTTGGTTTATACTGAATCCACTGTAAGCCCGGAAATGTTTGATACAGTGTTACTGAATTGTCAAAGCGTAGCCGACCTTCAAAAAGTTTTGCAACACGAAACAAACAAGAATGTGCAACAGAACGGACAGTCAAAAGGACCTACAGGTGGGAAGGCACGTGCGAAGAAAGGTAAACGGAATGTGGTGGATTTGAGGACTCTGTTGACTCTTTGTGCACAAGCTGTTGCGACCGATGATCGGAGGAGTGCAAATGAGCTGCTGAAGCAAATCAGGCAGCATTCTTCGCCTATGGGTGATGGGATGCAACGGTTGGCCCACTATTTTGTCGATGGTCTAGAGGCACGCTTAGCTGGCTCCGGGACCCAGAGTTACAATCCTGTTGTCACGAGACCGACATCAGCTGCTAACATTTTGAAAGCTTACCATCTGTTTCTTGCTGCATGCCCTTTTAGGAAGCTCTCGAATTTCTTCTCAGATACGACGATAATGAATCTTGCGGAAAATGCAGCTAGGCTTCATATTATTGACTTCGGTATTCTATATGGCTTCCAATGGCCTTGTCTTATACGGCGTCTCTCATCTAGACCGGGGGGACCGCCTAAACTAAAGATCACAGGGATCGATCTTCCGCAACCTGGTTTCCGGCCAGCAGAAAGGGTTGAGGAGACAGGGCGTCGTCTTGCGAACTATGCTGAGACTTTCAAAGTTCCGTTCGAGTTCGATGCAATTGCACAAAAATGGGACACCATTCAGATCGAGGACATAAAGATTGAAAGTGGTGAAGTGCTTATTGTAAACTGCATTTACAGGCTTCGGAATCTGCTCGATGAGACTGTGGTTGTGGAGAGTCCGAGGAATAAAGTTCTGAACTTGATGAGGAAATTGCATCCCGATGTTTTCATACTAGGGATCGTGAACGGCGCCTACAGTGCTCCATTCTTTATTACGAGATTCAGGGAGGCTCTCTTCCACTATTCCACTTTATTCGATATGCTCGAGACTAATGTGCCCCGTGAAATTCCGGAACGGATGCTAATCGAGAGAGAGATATTTGGGTGGGAGGCAATGAATGTCATTGCATGCGAAGGTGCTGAAAGAATCGAGAGGCCCGAGACATACAAGCAATGGCAGGTTCGGAATACAAGGGCCGGGTTCAGACAGTTGCCACTGGATAAGGAGATGATGAAGACGGCAAAGGAGAGAGTCAATACAAACTACCACAAGGACTTTGTAATCGACGAGGATAACCATTGGTTGCTTCAAGGGTGGAAGGGACGGATTGTTTATGCACACTCGTGTTGGGTGCCTGTCTCATAA